In Zygosaccharomyces rouxii strain CBS732 chromosome A complete sequence, the genomic window CCGAGCATAGTTGTATAAATGCATGTAAGAAACATTTcactttttccaattgtgACGCTAATGCACAAAGCCCACTGGAGAACCGCCAAAGGAAAACAAAAGATGTATGGAAACTATTCAAATCGCTCATCTGGCGGTTATTGATGGGTACATCGTCTTCTTTAACTAATTCGTGCTTGGGgtgtcttcttctttgatgATGGGGCTTACAATGGGTATCCATATTGATTATCTATGGCTCATTGTTGTAatgttttcattttgatGAGTTCAATTTCCATATCTGATTTCACTTTCATGCTGCCCAATACAAGCGGTCCTTACTTCTGGACTTTAAAGTTACTCTGGGAGCCGATACAAAAGAACAGTgttaaaattgatgaaccaAGATTTCTCTGAAACCGAGGTAAAACAGTTGGAAAGGTACTGCAATGCTAGAAACGAAGTGCAGCAGCCTAGGTCGAAAAAAAATCGGATACTGGACTGAGTAATTATGTTGGTGTTATCTTTACCACCTCTGGTGTATTTAATTCCCTCTTGTTAAGCATTCTTGGGATAAACTCGTTGATATACCCACGATGCCAGCTTCACCGCTGGCATGTCTTCCTCGCTTATCAAATACTGAATATTTCTACCGCGCTCGCAGGATGCCATGGTAAATAGCTTCCAGTCACCTCTAAATTTGGTCTTGTTGCTTCCGTTTTTTCCTGCTGTATAAAATTACTTGATTCTATGATCAGCCACAGCTTCAACCATGACATTCTGTGGCCAGCGGCaaaaacaattttccatGAGTTCGATAATAGAACCCACTGGTCATCAGCAGTCAAATTTACTCGAGGCTGTTTTATAGGCGCTGGAAAGTTGCTGGGATCGATTCGGCAAAGTACGTAGTCGACAGATACGGTTTATAATCTGTCCCATAAATCTGTCCCAAGGTATTGACATGCAGTGTTCTTTTTGGATTCTTGAACAGTTTTATCCATTCAATTGTTATCGATTGTTATCAggaatctttttttctgcaattttCGTCATGTTGCTccgatgacgataaaaatctgatcTCGTCTCTCATAGCAACTCAGTAACGTACTCACAACATGGAACAACAGAGGTATAAAATGAACAAACATGGAATCCGATAAGAAATCTCAAAAGCCTGTTTTACCCAAGGACCTCTTTAGAAATGGCTTAACTTAGATGTTTTATGAAATGTCGAAGCATTGTTTCCACAGTGTGGTCTCATGTACATTCTGCGTCATCGCCTGGGTAGCATTTTCAATGGATGCTTCTTATCAAGATGTCCCTGGATTCTACATGATTGGCCGTGTTGTTTTCGATTTTGCAATTTGCTTTCCCTTGGATGGCTCTATTATTCGAAATCGCATCCCAATACGACATTGTTGGTTCAGCAagtattggaattgaatcCCGGAATGGATATCAAATAATGGGatggaatttcaaatagATTAAACCCTTGCCTTTATCAAGAGCATATCTGGAACACACCTTACTTTTTCTATGATGGTCAACGGGTTCAACTTAATTTTAGAGATAACGTTTTAAGACCATATCTCAAAGGGAAATTTGAAGGTGTTGCTGATGTGAACAAGATCCAATCAGCAAGGTTTTACCTACAATCAGTGaatgaaaattttaaacTACCATCAAGAAACAATTTGCCAGAAtcaattctaaattctGAACTACCCAGGGACACCTACAGAAACAAATCTACGCTTCATTCGCGATATCTGTTCATGGGATTCATGGTTTGTTTCTTTCAAGGTCTAATTTGGTTACGATCGTACTTTTATTTGTACAAAAATCGTTTTGGATCCTGCCTACAATCATAAACTACCTGTGTGTTATTAAAGTACTACCGAAATGGCTATCGCTTCATGTATCCAGAAATGGATGTAATGAAAGCAATGGAATTTTTGGCGATAATAACAAAAGTTAGTCCTGGAAAAGAACTGGATCAATGGGATCAGATAACCAAATATACGaatcaatatttgatgGAGGGAAATAGCGGCCATTCTAAGAATATATTTTTCGACCGTAAGCATTGTTTAGACTTTTACAAAACTTGCTTTGAGCCTCTTTCCGTTGAAAACAGCTTGGTTTATGGAGAGTTGAAGGAAATTGTGGAGTTTACAAAACGGAGTAAAGAAACAAATAAATCCGATTTTTTACTCTCAACCTGAGAGTGGCAGTGTATAGTATCTCAAAATACGTTGGCATCACACGTACTGCTACCGATGGTCCCTGGGAGTACTTATTTCCTGTGGAGTAGTTGTCTTAACTAAAAATACTGCCTCTTGGTCAAAGATAAACCATAGGGACAGTAAGCAGGAAAGAAggataaaaaataaaaaataaaaaataaaaaaaaaaaaagattcaaaattgaCGGTCCTAAGTTTAATTAAAAATCCTCATTTGTATGAACTCACCCTTGTAATTACCTGTGGAGATTTTCTCCGATAGCTATCTCCAGATTGACTTCCATTGCATTTAGTGGTAATTTTTATGTTCCTCCAAAGATGATATCATTCCAATGAAGCTTCCGAAGGTAGACATAATCGACAGAATAAATTTCTGCCTAGTATAATAACTGCTGTTCCAGGCGTGAGCTTGGGACAATGggatcaaatggaaaatgaatCAGCATCTACAAAATAGAAATTCCAGTGACGGAGGTAAAAATGAGAGTTTTTTCTAAACCAATgctttcatttttttaaaagagtTCGAACCTCTTGTTTCCGATATGGATGTGGCTGGACCAAGAAGTTACTCGAGCCGCTTGTCTCTGGCCAATTGTCACTATACCATGCCCTGGACTGTATTGCTGCGGATGCGCTCAGAGCGTGCGAACCTCCTTCTGAGTGAATCGATGTGGCCTTATAACGTTAAGAATTTACCGGCTAATAACGGCCTCTTGATTCTCTGCCAATAAAATCTGCTTTGGTCATGGGTATTCAAAGACATTGGTTTTGAGAAGTTTTAAATGAATAGTAGAACCATTGTTCAAAACGATGATTTTTGACTGACACCACAGAAGCCCAGAATAGACGTCGAAGAAGGGACTAGGTCTAAGTGTGCTTTTTATCTCTTATGACCAACATACTAATGAGGGGTAGCGAATAAATCAAAAATAGCACGAGAAATCAGCAGGACAATGAGGGCCAGTGCCATAATCACAAAGGACACATATTCTATTATCACCAAGTAAAACAATGAGGTGTTGAAGATACTATGAAACTTCTCGAAAATACCatctctaaattcatctttttctgcCGTATGTGATAATTtaccaaaactttcaacGCACTTGTTATAATTCGCAAGTGCTCTCTCAGTAAGCGCtttatttggtggatttttccaaaaatttactACCGTACTTCCTTCTTGATAACACCTGATGTCGTACGTCTGACGCTCTATTGGTTTTACGATTTCTCTCACAAAAAATCGCATACAATGCTCCCCACTGTAAAAAAGAGGATAATGATGTCCCCCCTCTTCAGAAAAGTGATTAACTCTAGATGCAATTCTCTGCCAAGCTGCTGGATCCCCGGTCAGGTCCATTTCAGCCACTTCCTTCAATAACTTTTGGAGCGCTTTTGTCTCAATATTAAAGTTTTTCCTATGATAGATGAAGTTCACAAAACACGTAGTAAAGCATAGGAGATAATGAATGATCATCCATAAAGGAGAAAATATGTCAGAAGGTTTCATTTCAAGTTGAGTATCAAAATAGTCGCGCAGACTAAAGTACGCCAACCGTATCAATAATACCAAAAGTGCACCGAAAAGAGGAAATATGATGTCGGatatccattttttttcgaagaaATATGGGGCAAGGAAGTATGTCAACTTTCCACCAGAACTGTCCTCTGGCAATTCtatttcctcctcttcaaaTGTCTGCACACACTTCTCTAAGTCCATTTCACTCTCGTCACTTATTATACTCATATTGTCTTGTTGGTTAAATACACCATTGCTGTCGCGATTGTCAGTTTGTGTCTGAATTGCCgccctttatatatttttcaccCCAGACTGTTCCGCCCCTTGATTGTTTCCTCCCCGCGCGACAATTCCATGCAGAAGAAACTCGAAAGCgtcaaaatgataaaattgacaCAAAGAGGCAGACAGGTAATTTGAAggtcaatttggaaactctttaattaatttctttgtgGCATACAATGTCCTAACTGCTATAAATTGTCAGAGGAAATCAAAACATGATATTAGCCGAATGAAGAAGGACGGCCCCAGAAAATTGGCATGTccaacaaaaagaagagtaagAGTAAGGCCAGCGAGAGCCACAAGCGTGGTGGAAGAGAGAACAGTCCTCGTGGACAACACAACTCTCCCTCACTACAAAGAGACAACAGTATCTCTGATCAGCAAGGAAGCGAGAACAGCGGTACTGGCTCTGGAACAAACGGGATCAAATTAGCCGCTCGCTTGTTGCGCAATCCATTGTTCTCCAAAAGAGGGTTTGAACATGCAAAAGAGGGATTAAAAAGTGAGAGAACAGGTGACTCAATAAGCACATTAAAGTGTATAGGCAGCGGACTTCTCTTCCTTTATCCTATTGTGTTCATAATATACAGTATCTTCGGTTTAGCATCTGGAGACAAAAATAATAGTATACATGTTTTTGTGTATGGCGGTCCACTATTCACTGCTGTTCCTTATTTCATACGTTACTTGGATGATGTCGATACATTGCTTTTAAGTATATTTGAGATTGGGGAGAAGAGCTTGCTCGGATATTTCGCAGACCCAGGAATCAGAGAGTTTCTCTTGACTGTTTTTGAGATTGCTGGACTCATTTATCAATGCGTAAAGGGTAGGCAAACGTTTAAAGTCTTTTTTTGGGGAATTGTCggttttattttttatcttgTAGGAAATATTATCCTAATCTTggagagaaagaaaaggcCAGAATCGGTAGTGGGTAATTCGACGTGAGTTTCAAATTCACACCTTGCTATAAAATCCTGATTGTATAATCATGCGACCGGACGACGGAAGTGAGCTTACAGTATTGCCGGCTTATCATCTGTGGGTTATGTTCAGGTGTAAACGCTAGTCAGTTTTCGATAGATAGATCATATATAACCATCAAGTTTAATAAATCCACGAGGTACCGATAGAAGTGTTCACGACGTTAGCTCAGCAACGTACacaattttaaagaagCAATACTGCGTACTCTTATAAACTGAACGTTTGTGCGAATAGGGCAGAATTGCTTCACGAACAAAAGGGCAAGAAACTGTCAAAGCTTCCCATGTCAAGTGCGAACGACATCAAGTTTTCAGCAGCGTTGCAGTTAGCAATGGGGGTTATATATAGCCCTTAATATGGTACAAACAGTAGAAAATGATCTGTTTCTGATTAAGCCAATGGCCATGGAGGGGCCGAATAAGTGCCCAAAAGCCTCTTGATCTTAGGGAATATTTCACTTTCGCATCATCTTTTTGCCAGAAATATCTCTACTTTTAAGCGAGAAGGACATTACAAAGGTGTACATGTATAGGTAACATGAACTTTGTTTGAACTTGCATGGATTGTTATCCATTGTTATCAGTAATCCCtttttctgcaattttCGTCACGTCGCTCCCATGACGATAAAAAGCTGATCTCATCTCTCATAGCAACTCAGGAACGTATTCACAACATGGAACGATAGGGATATAGAATGAACAAACATGGAATCCGATAAAAAATCTCAAAAGCCTGTCTTACCCAAGGACCTCTTGAGAATGGCTTGACATGGATGTTTTATGAAATGTCGAAGCATTGTTTCCCCAGTGTGGTCTCATGTACATTCTGCGTCATCGCCTGGGTAGCATTTTCAATGGATGCTTCTTATCAAAATGTCCCTGTATTCTACATGAATGGCCATGTGGTTTTCGAATTTGCATTTTGCTCTCCCTTGGATGGCTCTATTATTCGAAATCGCATCCCAATACAACATTGTGGTTCAGTAAGTACTGGAATTGAATCCCAGAGTGGATATAGAAAAGTGGGatggaatttcaaataaattGAATCATTGCCTTTATCAAGTACATATCTGGGACACTCCTTACTTTTTTTATGATGGTCAACAGTCTCAACTTGCATACAGGGATAATGTTTC contains:
- a CDS encoding uncharacterized protein (some similarities with uniprot|P36034 Saccharomyces cerevisiae YKL219W COS9) encodes the protein MSIISDESEMDLEKCVQTFEEEEIELPEDSSGGKLTYFLAPYFFEKKWISDIIFPLFGALLVLLIRLAYFSLRDYFDTQLEMKPSDIFSPLWMIIHYLLCFTTCFVNFIYHRKNFNIETKALQKLLKEVAEMDLTGDPAAWQRIASRVNHFSEEGGHHYPLFYSGEHCMRFFVREIVKPIERQTYDIRCYQEGSTVVNFWKNPPNKALTERALANYNKCVESFGKLSHTAEKDEFRDGIFEKFHSIFNTSLFYLVIIEYVSFVIMALALIVLLISRAIFDLFATPH
- a CDS encoding uncharacterized protein (no similarity) — translated: MSNKKKSKSKASESHKRGGRENSPRGQHNSPSLQRDNSISDQQGSENSGTGSGTNGIKLAARLLRNPLFSKRGFEHAKEGLKSERTGDSISTLKCIGSGLLFLYPIVFIIYSIFGLASGDKNNSIHVFVYGGPLFTAVPYFIRYLDDVDTLLLSIFEIGEKSLLGYFADPGIREFLLTVFEIAGLIYQCVKGRQTFKVFFWGIVGFIFYLVGNIILILERKKRPESVVGNST